gcgacaaattaaaaaattcttattggCACATTTAAGTGACTCTTAAAAGCCAGTGCATCTTCCGTCTGCGATTTTAATCCGAACCACATGAAATTCCATTTAGTAGGCCACTTTCATTTCACAACCGAGGAACGAAATACTAAACTTAATACAGTCGTACAGTCGTCAAGTTTCGTTTTGATACAGTTGGCATAAATTTTTACTCAGAAaactaagaaaacaaaactcaGTATTGCCTACGTGTCCtggcattgaaaaaaaaaaattacatttgacTTAAACGTGGCTTtgccaaataaaattaatatacGCATCTTGTAGCTTAAAGGATAGAAACACCGTGACTGTAAAAGAGATTGGCTAACTTTTCTTAATGAATacgtcaaaacaaaaactaaacaaCAAAGAACCTAAAGCTGTCAAGACTGGGTGGAGCATGAAGCCATCTTTTTCACGCGATTCATCGTATGAAAGTGCACTGAGTGAAAGTGTAGGCTACGGGGCTACAAGCCAACATATTACTGTTTCATAGTTCAtaacgagaaaagaaataacacaaGCTTCAcaatgtggaaaaaaaaaaacagagtaaAAATAGATAGAAAACTCACGCGGCGTGTCAGCATTCCAATGCATATTCATCAGAAAACAGCACAAAATATAAGGAACTGTTTCGATGTGCCCCCTACGATCTCTTGTATAGTTTGCCGATTTTCGAATCACTTTGAGTAAAGACCACGAAGATGTAAAGTATCCAGTAAAATTTCTACCAATGCACATTGCACAAGCTTTAAACAGTGAGACACTATGTTTCTGCTAACAGAGGACAAGtttgaataacattttttgagCACTAAACAAATTTGGAAAGCATATCCGGAAGCTTCATGCACAAGTGAACCAGCCGCCATACAAAAACCTACTGACTGAGGAGAAGTAGGCCAGtagaggaaaataaaatttaatgcaAAGAATCGGCGGCCATCATGGATTCACTCTAACCCTCCCCCTCGTCTTGAAGACCCTAACCCCTTTTTctgggaaattcaaaaaattagcgGGAAGAGTCGAAGAGGCAATGGGAGAAGAGAATACGTAGGGAACAACAAAGCTGTGCGGATTCATTCGTTTCAATCGAGTCTCTTGTTAACCTACTATGGCCTTTGTTGCTAGTAAATTATGATACGATTCCGCTTCTGGATCAGAAATAAAGATACAGCTGAGCGAATGAGGAGCACGCATTAAATAGCTGAAAAGATAGAATGTCACAAACGCGCAAGAAATGTGCTCTTATTCTCATGACGTTTtctcaacaataaaaaatatatgttgAATCAAAAGGTTTCCAGATGCGGATTGAACTAGAAGGAGTAAAATCACTCACATATTTTATAATTCAGTTAATTCAAAATCTAAATCAGCAAATGTTAATAAGGTGAACAATTTAACGCAAGAAGAGGCCGAAGAGCTAATTGTTTACAAAACGAAACCTATTTTCTCACCCACCActcattttattaatttttactgtttaacaagaaaataaattttaattcttttgtcATTTAAAATGAACTATAATTTGGCGTGAACAATCTAGAATGCAGTACGGATGTGAAAGGAACGAGTGATAATGCACATGAAGTGAtaacaacacatttttttccattgccaTGAGAAGTTGATAACAAAACAGCGTAAATACATAAAATAGAAACGAAATTATATGGGCACTATTTTTTAGTTAGTATAAAATTCACAAGAGGTTAAAGGTGTTTCAGGTGGTACACTTGAACGCTAcctcataaatttttttaaacaataacGATTAAAATGGtgtaagaataaataatcTTCCGCCatctagattttttaaaatgtattggATATTTCGTTTCTCCTTTGTCCATTATTTACCCTCATAATTATCTAACACGTTATCTTTTTGGAATATTGCTAGGTCCGTTATCAAACACTTTATGTCGGTCGACCGCATTTGCGCAAGATTCGTTCGAAGCAGCAAGTCATACTGTCATTCACTCCTAACAGATTTCGCATTCGTGCTAGAATTTCGTAGTTGCGATTATgtttcaaaacaacaacatgaaaATACAATACAATACGGAAGTTCCATTAGGAGAAGGTGGCTATGGTTCAGTGTTTCCAGGAACGTTTCAAGGCCGAGAAGTGGCAGTCAAAAGAGTTCTTCTGGACAAGGCTAACGGTAAAGAGGAAGaagctttaaaaaagttaGATCACCCTAATATCGTCAAACTCTTCCACGTTGAGTGTGAAAAGGATTTCAAGTAAGATATCAAACTAATAttacaacattttaaaaagttaatgAAGAGGTTAACGTGTGCAATTGGGCATCGTGTTCTATAGGCTATTTGCTTTAGAGCTCTGCACCGCATCATTAGATCAGGTATTTCTAGGGCCTGATAATACCCAAAAATACAAAGGGCCTAAATTGCCATACCATTTTGAAGTTTTCTCACAATTGGCTTCTGGTCTCGAGTACATACATTCCAAGAATTTAATTCATCGAGATATAAAGCCGGAAAATGTACTCATCTCGGTCGACTGCAGCACTAATACGCAAGACGTTAAGGTAATAACAATGAAATGGGCTGATTTTGGTCTGTCCCGGACAGTGAATGAGCGAGGGACATTTACGATGAGTAGTGGAGTAAAAGGAACAAGAAACTGGTACGCGCCCGAGTTGCTTAAACTACTACTTCAGGAAACTCAAACGGGTGGGCAGCGGCAACTCAGAGGTACCGTCAAAAGCGACATTTTTGCACTAGGCCTCGTCTTCGCTTATCTTCTGTTAAACGGGCAACACATTTACGGTTCTAATGAGTTTGACATTCCTAAAAACATCTTAGAGGGTACAGCGATCAATATGAATAGTAAGTTGAGCCTATTACCgttaaaaacaacatttgaaCGACAATTTAACGTGGGATCATTTTTCAGAAATAGAACGATCGCACTACGCTTATGATCTTGTTACCGACATGTTAAAAAACGAAGCTAATCGAATATCTTCATCAAATATTATTGAGAGActcaaatcagaaaaaaataaggtaaACATAACATTACATGCAAAAATCAGCATTTACCTtcgcattttttaattcttgatTCGTCTTGATTCCAACGTAGcttgcagaaaaagaaaaggaattttttgaactgtgTAAAATAAGATACCCAGCTACCTCCATAATCTTCCCTTGGACAAATCAAAacgaaaagttaaaaatgttGATCCGGCAGGGAGTTGATGTGAATAACAAAGATAAAGACGGATACAACTCACTCCATTTTTTGTGTCAATATAATTCaagcgaaaaaataatcgacacaatcaaattattaatccaactCGGGATCGACGtcaatgagaaaaacaaaaacggaagGAACGCACTCCATTTATTGTGTATATTTAATTCaagcgaaaaaataatcgacacaatcaaattattaatccaactCGGGATCGACGTCaatgaaaaagataaagaCGGATACAACGCACTCCATTTATTGAGTCGATGTAGTTCaagcgaaaaaataatcgacgcaatcaaattattaatccaactcggaatcgatgtcaatgagaaaaacagaaacggAAGGAACGCACTCCATTTATTGTGTATATTTAATTCaagcgaaaaaataatcgacgcaatcaaattattaatccaacAAGGGATCGACGTCaatgaaaaagataaagaCGGATACAACGCACTCCATTTATTGAGTCGATGTAGTTCaagcgaaaaaataatcgacgcaatcaaattattaatccaactCGGGATCAACGtcaatgagaaaaacaaacacggaAGGACCTCACTCCATTTATTGTGTCTTAATGATTCaagcgaaaaaataatcgacgcaatcaaattattaatccaactCGGGATCGATAtcaatgagaaaaacaaacacggaAGGAACGCACTCCATTTATTGTGTCTTAATGATTCaagcgaaaaaataatcgacgcaatcaaattattaatccaactCGGGATCAACGTCAATGAAAAAGATAAAGGCGGAAGGAACGCACTCCATTTATTGTGTCAATTTAATTCaagcgaaaaaataatcgacgcaatcaaattattaatccaactCGGGATCGACGTCAATGAAAAAGATAAAGGCGGAAGGAACGCACTCCATTTATTGTGTCAATTTAATTCaagcgaaaaaataatcgacgaaatcaaattattaatccaactCGGGATCGACGTCAATGAAAAAGATAAAGGCGTAAGGAACGCACTCCATTTATTGTGTCAATTTAATTCAAGAGAAATATTAATTGACGCAATCAATTTATTAATCCACTTCGGGATCGATGtcaatgagaaaaacaaacacggaAGGAACGCACTCCATTTATTGTGTCTTAATGATTCaagcgaaaaaataatcgatgcaatcaaattattaatccaactCGGGATCGACGTCAATGAAAAAGATAAAGGCGGAAGGAACGCACTCCATTTATTGTGTCAATTTAATTCAAGAGAAATATTAATTGACGCAATCAATTTATTAATCCACTTCGGGATCGATGtcaatgagaaaaacaaacacggaAGGAACGCACTCCATTTATTGTGTCTTAATGATTCaagcgaaaaaataatcgatgcaatcaaattattaatccaactCGGGATCGACGTCAATGAAAAAGATAAAGGCGGAAGGAACGCACTCCATTTATTGTGTCAATTTAATTCAAGCGAAATATTAATTGACGCAATCAATTTATTAGTCCAAATCGGGATCGACGTCaatgagaaaaatagaaatggaaggaacgcaCTCCATTTATTGTGTCAATTTAATTCAAGAGAAATATTAATTGACGCAATCAATTTATTAATCCAAATCGGGATCGACGTCAAtgagaaaaacagaaacggAAGGAACGCACTCCATTTATTGTGTATATTTAATTCAtgcgaaaaaataatcgacacaatcaaattattaatccaactCGGGATCGACGTCAATGAGAAAGATAAAGACGAAAACAACGCACTCCATTTATTGTGTCTTAATGATTCaagcgaaaaaataatcgacacaatcaaattattaatccaactCGGGATCGACGTCAATGAGAAAGATAAAGACGGAAACAACGCACTCCATTTATGGTGTCTTAATGATTCaagcgaaaaaataatcgacaCAATCAAATTGTTAATCCAACTCGGGATCGAAGCCAATGAGAAAAACAACTTCGGAAGCAACGCACTCCATTTATTGTGTCGATTTAATTCAAGCGAAAGATTAATAgacgcaatcaaattattaaccCAACTCGGGATCGACGTCAATGAGAAAGATGATGACGGATACAACGCACTCCATTTATTGTGTCGCTTTAATTCAAGCGAAAGATTAATCGACGTAATCAAATTGTTAATCCAACTCGGGATCAAAGCCAATGAGAAAAACAACTACGGAAGCAACGCACTCCATTTATTGTGTCGATTTAATTCAAGCGAAAGATTAATAgacgcaatcaaattattaatccaactCGGGATAGACGTCAATAAGAAAACGAACTACGGAAACAACGCACTCCATTTATTGTGTTGGAATAATTCAAGTGAAAAATTAATAGactcaatcaaattattaatccaactCGGGATCGACGTCAATGAGAAAACCAACGACGGAAACAACGCACTTCAtttgttttgtcaattttATTCAAGCGAAAGATTAATCGACGCAATCAAATTGTTAATCCAACTCGGGATCGAAGCCAATGGCATCGACGTACGGTCAATATtaaggaaaaatgaaactaTAAATTTTCATGATATCATAAAACTCTTCGACGAAGCATCTCTTACATAAACATGAGTGCGTTTATCAATCATGTGACGTGTATCTATAAAGGGaaatatataattttaattgttGGCATTTTCCaagaaatatttattaaaacaGCTGACAAAATAATAGTTGAGAATAAGTTCTGttccaaaaattaaaacacattAAAGCTAGTAAGGCGGTGAATAAGCTACATGACATCCCACGCCATCGATTGAAGGCTCAACGACTTCTGTAAGAAAATTAGGTTGGTAAGTTgaatagataaaaaatttgtaacagGTTATTCAACGCCGAAAAATTGTCACATTTCAGCGGCAATAAGAAATGTTAAAAAGACCTCTTGAAATGTTTTACGATTATGACCATATTGCTGATTCCATCGTAAGACTAGACATGTTTCACTTTTACTTTACTCAAGTAAGGCTGACTACAAATATTTTGGCTCCGTTTCAAAGTATTATCATGTAAGCTAATCTTAATTTCAACTGTTCAAAGCATCACTTTAAAAAGATTATATAGATTGATTTACGCCTACTCTTAGAAATTGCTCCTTCAAAGGAGGGAAATAAAATGCATCGATCACCAACATTTTGTTGATTATGCTTTGTAGCAATTTGTTGAAACAagtttaaaagaaacaaagtaaCGCAAAGCATGTTTATCTAATCGAACCATTCCTGCTAACGGCCTGTCCCGTCGAATGATTACATCGCGAAATACTTCAGGGCGACgagcctttttttctctcccccccccccctctcggtTGGTATCGTTTCGTCTTCCGCAATTACCAATTAGGCAaccgcattttatttttagatcgcCATGTTACGTCTGCTATTGCCCCGCCGACCGTGCGCGCTGCATCGTTCTAACACTTTTGGTAACTGGTGTGTGCCAATTGCCAATTGACAGAAGGATTTTTGTACAACCGAAACGAAATTGTTATCtctacattttgattttttattactcGATTTTAGGAACATTTAGAAATGTCTGTGTCCAAACTCTAAACAAACATAATTTGTTCTTTAATCTTtatctttctttaatttctctaattaaaaaaagaaaatacgattggagttattttaattttttaaaattttttcgtacgtcgttttttaaataggaAAGGTCGGACGATTTCGTTAGAAAAGCCCTTAAAATTCCTGTACTAGGACGAATTTTCAATGTGGAACTCTTTACGATTCCATGACCGACACCATCATTCAAGGTATAAAATGTTAGTTAACATGTTGTTATTAGACTTTGACTATTATTTCAATCAAGGCGAGGGGATTTGGTcagaaaacaatttaaaaacggCCACAACTACCCGCAACGAGGGCATCAGTCTCCCATTGATGGCACCAAATAATTTGAGCGAAATATTTTAAGATCTCAATGTAGACGGTCCCCTTCAGATCAGTATACTAGCGGGCATGATAGAATTCACGGGATTGGCCGAGTATCTGACGAGGAAAGAAAGTAACTTTCGTTAATTCAGCGTTCACGTCAGATGTCGGCCACACCGCTCTGAAACTCAAACGGAGGATCGACGTCGATTGCATCAACAGCGAAGGCTGGAACGCCCTCCAGTTAGTGTGTCGCTActacagaaagaaaatttgatcatCATCGTTAAACTTCTCCTGGATAAAAACATCGAAACCAGCTGCAAGACCAACAGCGGATGCAACGTCCTCCACACCGTTTACCGCTACTATTACCACTAATACAATTTGATCGAAATAGTTCAACTGCACCTCGACACCAGAACCTTCGTCAGCTTCACCAACAGCGAGGCATAGAAGGCCCTGCTGAATGTCTGAAGATATTATCCGAACGACAACTTAATTCAACTCGTTGAACTCTTCCTGGAACGAGGGGTCGACGTCAACTCGGTCAATAACTAAGGGTGGAACGCCCTTCTTTTGGTGTGCCAATTTTACAAATAAGACGTCGTGGAACTGCTGCTCGATTACGACATAGACGTCAACAGCAAGACGAAAGAAGGTTGCAACGCACTCCATTTCGTTTGTCGACGATAttgccagaaagaaaatttagtcgAAGTCGCTCAACTGTTCCTCGATAGCGGGGTCTCAAGTCAACTACAAGCGAAAGCAGTTTAGAGGAGGGGGAATCTTCAGAACCGCAGAAGTGCTACCAGcagcaaacgaaaaaagatttaaaaaaaaataataattggtTGTAATATTTATAAAATCGAATAAACAGCGATTAAGCCGAGCGCAAAAAACAAGTGACCCGTAATTCATAATTTCTATGCGACATGTTCAATACGAATCGGATGAAAAGAAGTTTAGATTTTACACGAGATTGACcaaatttcttcaataaaacgTCAAGTCGTCAACTCATGTTATCCCAACTGTCGAATAAACTATCACAATAGTTCTCGTAAAATTAAACCTAGACGGACTAATAGCAAATCTTAATGTAAATAGATTTTCTTCCTACCTGCTGCACCAGGTGTCATCGTTTCCATCCACACAACAGTCAAGGGGTCGTTCTCCTGGCCACACGTTTTCTCCTTCCCAATCAGCTGAGGTCTTTCAACCGACGAAACCTGTTCACGAACGAGAGAAACAAAGAGCTCAGTTACATTCGAGTATTGTCCATAACTCAAAATAAGTTAGCAGGTTTATACTAATAAATCAacatgaaaatattaaaatgtctTCCGTTTTACTGACGGTCAGTCAGACAATAATTAAAAGATAGAACTTGAATATGTTTTATTTCAACGGTTGTGTAGTTGAGTTGACGCAAGTGGTGGCGTACTGTGCCGTGCTAGTAAGGTGAAATGGCTTAATAATTAGCTCTTCAACTGGCTTGCGGCTTCTAATCTAGTCAATCTGCAGTCTGCACACGAGAAGTAAACACTAACAAGAGAGCAGACACGAAATAAATCTGATTGAATCAGCACAATGAATCGCAGCATACGAAAGATGACATgaattttccaaaataaaactGATGGCCCACACTCCATGGTGACTCTGGGTTTGAATAATAATTAGAATCGTAATTCCACAAAACTTCACAAAGAAAATGCGGTCATTTCTGTGGTGCTCAAAATACggttaaaagaaaatcgaacGTTATAACGCGTCTAATACTATTGCGTTGATAAGGTACTGTTTTCAGTTTGCGCATCTTATcggattttatttcttccctaTAAGCTACTACCCTGTATAAAGTCTTCACCTGCAACCTTCCTCAACACAAATGACATGTGAGAATTCACAGCTATTATTTCGCCCCATTCCTTTAAACTGTAATTAAACATTCCCCATCAGGATTTGGTACATGTCGTGGTTGCAAGTGAAATTCTATTGGGCTGGAAACGTTACCGACCATTTCCCACCGCGGTGTTTCATATTTAATGAAGTCCAAACAGATGTCGCTATTTATAACTACATACAACAACTACGGAAGTGATCAAAACATATTTACAGTTATCCTTTGTGAAGAAAGCATCAATCATATTCAATGGTTCGTTCGGGTGTCGAAATGAGTCGTCAAGGTCCTATTAAAATCATATGCAAATAAACATTAATACACAATCGAAAAGCAATTAATTAGGTTTAGTCAAAACACGAATATTATCCACTaataggagggggggggggcggatTGATAATAtactaagaatttttttttacaaatgtaAGTTATGATCATGTCGTCAGATagattattcttttaaaaatattcccaCCACTTCAACTACAATGTTCAAGGGCAATTTAATATACACGGCGTCATTATCTTGGGAAAAGGTGTGTTTTGTTAAAGGGAGGATATCTCACATGGTGAACATGAAGAAATGGtggtaaaaaagaatttttaactCTTGAGTGACAATCTAGCGTATTCTGTCTATAAAATAAGGCGACGTTCTAATCCTAACAAACGATATTAAATATTGACGCCCTATATTGGTCATTGAGCATTTCTTAATATTTACATTTAGCTCACTCGCTGGACAGCACTTCCGACAAGGAACGGCACAATATGACGTTGATTTCGGCCAGAGTTATCGAACGTTGGCCATACCTTGCACGTTTTCAGTAACACCTTTCTCTTAATTTGTTCACACTGATTTAAAAATGCTCAAAACATGATGCAATTTTAGTCAAGAGCGCTAACACGTAGCGTCTAGTTAACACGATTGATAGCTACTTAAATTTGGCTCGCTTCTCCTCAGTCCGTTAAATGGTATTcgatggtttttttcttcatttttcaaccgAAACattaatttgatatattttttaaagagaccCAAttcgatgttttttttttagaatgtgGAGACACCGAGAATCaattaaaatgataaaaacaaaattttatttaaaaaaaaaaaaaaagctttccaCGGAAAGGAGTTCGACCAAGGTACAAAGGTAAACCTTGCTAGATTAAGCCCTATAATGGttgcttttttactttaacaaaataaaagaaacgataAGCAAaggatttatttaaaaaaaaaaaaaaagataaaggacgtttgtttaattttcccCAAtattgttggaaaaaaaaatgtgaggaTCTGACACAAGGACTCGTACTTTCGGTTCAGGTTCCTGTAACGTTCAGGATCCATGTAACGGTTCAGGTTCCGTGTAACGGGGATTGAAATACTTCAATCCTGTAAAGTATAAAGTAAAGTATACTTATTTTCAAGATAACAAGGAATACACTGAAGCAGTCTATAAGAATGAAATCTCGTCAACATTGCTTCTCAAACGGAACAGAAAGGGGAACCTACGAATGTCGATGGGAAAACAGCCGTAGGAGTGTAGGTAGGAGTGTAGGAATTGAAACATGACCACAGTGGCCGTCAAAATGGTTAAAGCAACTGCC
This sequence is a window from Daphnia pulicaria isolate SC F1-1A chromosome 7, SC_F0-13Bv2, whole genome shotgun sequence. Protein-coding genes within it:
- the LOC124348436 gene encoding serine/threonine-protein phosphatase 6 regulatory ankyrin repeat subunit A-like, which translates into the protein MKWADFGLSRTVNERGTFTMSSGVKGTRNWYAPELLKLLLQETQTGGQRQLRGTVKSDIFALGLVFAYLLLNGQHIYGSNEFDIPKNILEGTAINMNKIERSHYAYDLVTDMLKNEANRISSSNIIERLKSEKNKLAEKEKEFFELCKIRYPATSIIFPWTNQNEKLKMLIRQGVDVNNKDKDGYNSLHFLCQYNSSEKIIDTIKLLIQLGIDVNEKNKNGRNALHLLCIFNSSEKIIDTIKLLIQLGIDVNEKDKDGYNALHLLSRCSSSEKIIDAIKLLIQLGIDVNEKNRNGRNALHLLCIFNSSEKIIDAIKLLIQQGIDVNEKDKDGYNALHLLSRCSSSEKIIDAIKLLIQLGINVNEKNKHGRTSLHLLCLNDSSEKIIDAIKLLIQLGIDINEKNKHGRNALHLLCLNDSSEKIIDAIKLLIQLGINVNEKDKGGRNALHLLCQFNSSEKIIDAIKLLIQLGIDVNEKDKGGRNALHLLCQFNSSEKIIDEIKLLIQLGIDVNEKDKGVRNALHLLYERQNPYSKWISNDTTGIFSKFRGANCEKLLEERSKEKANILPTCRDDRKIQSLVSIDYLNMIFSSKNGAVKELLDPTPTNRLDIVKMLMRHRDQET